In one Geoglobus acetivorans genomic region, the following are encoded:
- a CDS encoding 4Fe-4S double cluster binding domain-containing protein, translating to MLNLEEMKERLGIDVMGVADLDSLRSYSTYPENLLEKFTRGIVIGVRLNDAVFDGLPESRSIYARQYQIANDRLDHAAFEISREIEKQGFKAMPVPASRIIEGLHWRSYISHKAIARAAGVGWIGKNLLLVTKEHGPRIRMASILTDMPLVTGEPVKRRCGKCRECIENCIVGALRDSEFEDYPVREDVFDVDRCAGKLKEFASDRNIGAMVCGICIKVCPWGKRR from the coding sequence ATGCTGAATCTCGAAGAGATGAAGGAGAGGCTCGGTATTGATGTTATGGGTGTTGCAGATCTCGATTCTCTCAGGAGCTACTCCACATATCCTGAAAACCTCCTTGAAAAGTTCACAAGAGGAATAGTCATAGGTGTGAGGCTGAACGATGCTGTTTTCGATGGGCTGCCTGAAAGCAGGTCAATCTACGCAAGACAGTATCAGATCGCCAACGACAGGCTGGATCATGCTGCATTTGAAATCTCAAGAGAGATTGAAAAACAGGGCTTTAAAGCAATGCCCGTTCCCGCTTCAAGGATAATAGAGGGGCTGCACTGGAGAAGCTACATATCTCACAAGGCCATAGCCAGAGCCGCAGGCGTGGGATGGATCGGAAAAAATCTCCTGCTGGTTACAAAGGAGCATGGTCCGAGAATAAGAATGGCAAGCATTCTCACGGACATGCCCCTTGTAACCGGAGAGCCCGTCAAGAGAAGATGCGGTAAATGCAGAGAGTGCATTGAAAACTGCATAGTCGGAGCGCTAAGAGATTCCGAGTTTGAGGACTATCCTGTGAGAGAGGATGTCTTCGATGTCGACAGGTGTGCCGGAAAACTGAAGGAGTTCGCCTCGGACAGAAACATAGGGGCTATGGTCTGCGGGATATGCATAAAGGTGTGCCCGTGGGGAAAAAGAAGGTAA
- the wtpC gene encoding tungstate ABC transporter ATP-binding protein WtpC — MLEVKNLSKSWMEFELRNICLKVEKQEYFVILGPSGAGKTLLLETIAGIFVPDQGRILLSGEDITELPPEKRGIAYIPQNYALFPHLNVHDNIAFGLKLRKTPRNEMERKIAEISEVLGISHLLKRNPKTLSGGEQQRVAIARALVLRPEILLLDEPFSNLDVETRNRLIAEMKEWKKELEFTALHVTHSFEEAISLGDKIGVMVDGRLEQVGDVKEVFSRPKNERIARFLGFENIIEGHASEKVLIINGTEIELPFEADGRIRVGIRPEDIIISRDAVRTSARNVLKAKVKSIEETGALVKLTLDAGDVELRAYITRSSLLEMGIKRDEEIYVSFKASAIHIF, encoded by the coding sequence ATGCTTGAAGTGAAAAACCTGAGCAAGAGCTGGATGGAATTCGAACTGAGAAATATATGCCTGAAGGTTGAAAAGCAGGAATATTTCGTGATTCTGGGTCCGAGTGGTGCGGGGAAAACGCTGCTGCTCGAGACCATAGCCGGGATATTCGTTCCCGATCAGGGGAGGATCCTTCTCAGCGGGGAGGATATAACCGAACTTCCGCCGGAAAAAAGAGGAATTGCATACATCCCTCAGAATTACGCCCTTTTCCCTCACCTCAATGTTCACGATAACATAGCCTTCGGACTGAAACTGAGAAAAACGCCCAGAAACGAAATGGAGCGAAAAATCGCAGAAATATCGGAAGTGCTTGGAATCTCTCACCTGCTGAAGAGGAATCCAAAAACCCTGAGCGGCGGGGAACAGCAGAGGGTTGCAATAGCGAGAGCGCTTGTGTTACGGCCAGAAATACTTTTGCTTGATGAACCGTTCTCAAATCTCGACGTGGAAACAAGAAACAGACTTATTGCTGAAATGAAGGAGTGGAAGAAAGAACTTGAATTCACGGCACTGCATGTAACCCATTCATTTGAGGAGGCGATCAGTCTCGGAGACAAAATCGGAGTGATGGTCGATGGAAGGCTCGAACAGGTAGGAGATGTCAAGGAGGTCTTTTCCAGGCCCAAAAACGAAAGGATTGCCAGATTTCTCGGTTTTGAGAACATAATCGAGGGGCATGCCTCGGAAAAGGTCCTCATAATAAATGGCACCGAGATCGAGCTGCCATTTGAGGCCGACGGTCGCATAAGGGTGGGGATAAGACCTGAAGACATAATCATCTCCCGCGATGCGGTCAGAACATCTGCCAGAAATGTGCTGAAAGCGAAAGTGAAGAGCATTGAGGAGACCGGTGCATTGGTCAAGCTCACACTCGATGCCGGGGATGTCGAGCTGAGGGCATACATCACCAGATCGTCGTTACTCGAAATGGGGATAAAGAGAGATGAAGAGATTTATGTCAGCTTTAAGGCATCAGCAATACACATATTCTGA
- a CDS encoding DUF2116 family Zn-ribbon domain-containing protein, protein MPGIIPHRHCIVCGKAIEPEDVFCGKDCQQKYEEDKKRQRNYMIFMFAMLFGILFLMMFSAR, encoded by the coding sequence ATGCCCGGTATAATACCCCACAGGCACTGTATTGTTTGCGGGAAAGCAATCGAGCCAGAAGATGTCTTCTGCGGCAAAGACTGTCAGCAGAAGTACGAAGAGGATAAGAAAAGACAGAGAAACTACATGATATTCATGTTTGCCATGCTGTTTGGAATTCTGTTCCTGATGATGTTCTCTGCTCGCTGA